A DNA window from Ipomoea triloba cultivar NCNSP0323 chromosome 10, ASM357664v1 contains the following coding sequences:
- the LOC116032282 gene encoding uncharacterized protein LOC116032282 yields MSSSAGQMGIAAKHLQARNECVPMDIFIYHNGVISMQTEYKYMGGDVEIYESVPSKEVCLQFFQDKVKALGYSEIGAYIYDFANGRLNLLQTDNDVEKALSNGVKDGQMLEIWVDTMDVNDLIEAEVKVDEPKGEWKSEAEVEVQPLNMDEEGDVGVSMESESVKTEHPVVKPNMKDPEFEFESESVKSINFSDDASLMESDNDGDSKWPIFRAATDMKDLEFTLGMTFATKQEFREAVQSYGFKNGKDIKTPRNDKERVVVECAQPGCTWRIGLRKVVNSHSWRILNMVDMHQGCTWAWENSMVKASVIAKRWAKELKDHPDWMMKKFRDAVCRKEGFYVSDQQAYRAIWRAKKQRLGDDEDNFKRIWSYCAEMSRTNSKTKCIVKTIAENGHDRFLRMYICWEASKLGFKHCRPLIGVDGCHLRCATCGLILTTVSVDANDSIFPLAYAIVEGEKKEAWSWFLTLLKADLEITEDVQAGICFISDKQKGLVPAFVDVLPAVEHKFCVRHLHANMKVAGFQGKALKDALWACARATTLNSYNECLRKLRALDEDAYQWLGGKSPSEWCRSHFPTHSHCDMLVNNICESFNSSLLAARDKPIIECLETIRKMLMSKFFEKRQKAAGWKIQICPTIVGKLKKVEKEAAGYLETQSDFFKFEVA; encoded by the coding sequence TGAATGTGTTCCAATggacatatttatttatcataatgGAGTAATAAGTATGCAAACTGAATATAAGTATATGGGGGGTGATGTAGAAATTTATGAAAGTGTGCCAAGTAAGGAAGTATGCCTACAATTCTTCCAAGATAAGGTCAAAGCCCTAGGCTATTCTGAAATAGGAGCATACATTTATGACTTTGCAAATGGTAGGTTGAACTTACTGCAAACAGATAATGATGTTGAGAAAGCTTTAAGTAATGGAGTGAAGGATGGTCAGATGTTGGAGATTTGGGTTGATACTATGGATGTCAATGATTTGATTGAGGCAGAAGTTAAGGTAGATGAACCTAAAGGTGAATGGAAAAGTGAGGCAGAAGTTGAGGTTCAGCCTTTGAATATGGATGAGGAGGGTGATGTTGGAGTTTCAATGGAAAGTGAAAGTGTTAAAACAGAACATCCAGTAGTGAAACCAAACATGAAGGATcctgaatttgaatttgaaagtgAAAGTGTTAAATCCATAAACTTTTCTGATGATGCTTCACTGATGGAATCTGACAATGATGGTGATAGTAAATGGCCTATTTTTAGAGCTGCCACTGACATGAAGGATCTTGAATTTACATTAGGCATGACATTTGCAACCAAACAAGAGTTTAGAGAAGCAGTTCAGAGTTATGGTTTCAAAAATGGGAAAGATATTAAGACTCCTAGAAATGACAAGGAGAGGGTTGTAGTTGAGTGTGCACAGCCTGGTTGCACTTGGAGAATAGGGTTGAGGAAAGTGGTTAACTCACATTCTTGGAGGATTCTTAACATGGTTGATATGCATCAGGGTTGTACTTGGGCTTGGGAGAATTCCATGGTAAAAGCAAGTGTGATTGCTAAGAGGTGGGCCAAGGAGTTAAAAGACCATCCAGACTGGATGATGAAAAAATTCAGGGATGCAGTGTGCAGGAAAGAGGGATTCTATGTAAGTGACCAACAAGCCTATAGGGCTATTTGGAGGGCAAAGAAACAAAGACTTGGTGATGATGAAGACAACTTCAAGAGGATTTGGAGTTATTGTGCTGAAATGTCAAGGACAAACAGTAAGACTAAGTGTATAGTGAAGACTATTGCTGAAAATGGACATGATAGATTCTTGAGAATGTACATATGTTGGGAAGCTAGCAAATTGGGATTCAAACACTGTAGGCCTTTAATAGGTGTGGATGGATGTCACTTGAGATGTGCAACATGTGGGCTGATACTGACTACTGTGAGTGTTGATGCTAATGATAGCATTTTTCCACTTGCATATGCTATAGTTGAAGGAGAGAAGAAGGAGGCTTGGTCTTGGTTTCTGACTTTACTTAAGGCAGATTTGGAGATAACAGAGGATGTGCAGGCAGGAATCTGTTTCATAAGTGATAAACAGAAGGGTTTAGTCCCTGCATTTGTGGATGTCCTGCCTGCTGTGGAGCACAAATTCTGTGTTAGGCACCTACATGCTAATATGAAGGTAGCAGGGTTTCAAGGTAAGGCATTAAAAGATGCTTTATGGGCTTGTGCCAGGGCAACAACTCTGAATTCCTACAATGAATGTTTAAGGAAACTTAGGGCATTAGATGAGGATGCATATCAGTGGTTAGGTGGTAAGTCTCCAAGTGAATGGTGTAGATCTCACTTCCCAACACACAGCCACTGTGATATGTTAGTGAACAACATATGTGAGTCTTTTAATTCATCCTTACTTGCAGCAAGGGACAAGCCTATTATAGAATGCCTTGAAACCATAAGGAAGATGCTAATGAGTAAATTCTTTGAAAAGAGACAAAAGGCAGCTGGTTGGAAGATACAGATATGCCCAACAATTGTTGGAAAGTTGAAGAAAGTTGAGAAAGAGGCAGCAGGATATTTGGAAACTCAGAGTGATTTCTTTAAGTTTGAAGTGGCTTAG
- the LOC116033586 gene encoding cysteine-rich repeat secretory protein 38-like, whose product MAYSKLFSLISIAVILALHTPMAAAQLRYFCANFATFHPNSRFEKNLNTLLGNLSSNTPRNGYSSGFAGKCTDRVYGLALCRGDVTTEECKKCVADATTRIRQLCPNNNGGILWYDNCELKYSQDDFFGEIDSANKFYMAHWEDAKDPKAFMQKTRDLLTRLADKAAMLKSSYAAGVENLGGTNTLYGLVQCTRDLSGEDCKKCLYDAIAELPQCCGTAKIGGRVIEASCNFRYETYPFYNGA is encoded by the exons ATGGCCTACTCAAAGCTTTTCTCTCTGATTTCCATTGCTGTCATCCTTGCACTGCACACACCCATGGCGGCTGCCCAACTCCGCTATTTCTGTGCAAACTTTGCAACCTTCCATCCCAATTCCCGCTTCGAAAAAAACTTAAACACACTTTTGGGTAATCTCTCCTCCAACACACCACGCAACGGTTATAGTTCTGGCTTCGCCGGTAAATGCACCGACAGAGTCTACGGCCTCGCTCTCTGCCGTGGCGACGTCACCACCGAAGAATGCAAGAAATGCGTAGCCGACGCCACCACCAGGATACGTCAACTCTGCCCCAACAACAATGGCGGCATCTTATG GTACGATAATTGTGAGCTCAAGTACTCGCAGGATGATTTCTTTGGGGAGATAGACAGCGCGAATAAGTTCTACATGGCCCACTGGGAAGACGCGAAGGATCCCAAGGCATTCATGCAGAAAACCAGAGATCTGTTGACCAGACTGGCGGACAAGGCGGCGATGCTGAAGAGCTCGTACGCGGCGGGAGTGGAGAATCTCGGCGGAACCAATACGCTGTACGGCTTGGTTCAGTGCACCAGAGATCTCTCCGGCGAGGATTGTAAGAAGTGCCTCTACGACGCCATTGCAGAGCTTCCACAGTGCTGTGGGACTGCCAAAATTGGAGGGAGAGTTATCGAAGCGAGTTGCAATTTTCGATATGAAACTTATCCTTTTTATAACGGTGCTTGA